Genomic segment of Bacteroidota bacterium:
CCATGCCCAAAAGAACTATAGCTTACCTTATAGATTCCATTTTAATTATCGCAGTTGTTTCTGCATTTTTATTTGTTCGTATGGGAAAAACCGATGCGGAGGCTTTTATAGACGAAGGAAAGCCTGGATTAGCGGATAAGTATCCGTTTGTAGCAACTGCAGAAGCTGTTATTTTTGATCCGCAACGAATGGTGTATATGGAAAGCTTCTTAAAAAATTACACCTTGGATGCCTTGATAGGACTGCTTTTATTACCAATGCTCTATTTTATCTTTTTTGAAGGAATATGGGGAGGCACCATTGGAAAACTACTTTTAGGTATCAGAGTTCGCCGCAAGGACGGAGGAAAGATCAATTTTGGGATTTCCTTTATACGTTTTTTAGGCAAAATAGTTTCGACAATACCATTTTTTCTAGGCTTTATTTTGGCCTTTTTCGATAAAAAACATCAAACTCTGCACGACAAGATAGCCAATACCCTGGTTTTGAATAAAGGCACGGGGATTTAGGACACGGGACGCGGGACACGGGATTGACACAGGACATGGGAGGCGGACTCGGGATACGTATCAGGTATCAAGTATCGGGTATCAGGAAAACAAATGGTGAGATTGGGTAAAATTTCGCAAGAAATTTAAACTCCTTTTAGGAAGTAGGAAATAGGACCTAAGAAATAGGAAAACAAACGGTGGGATTGGGTAAAATTTCGCATGAAATTTAAATTCCTTTTATCATTAATCGGCTGTTTAATTATCAATTATCAATTGTCAATTATCAATTGTCAATTAATTATTGGCTGTTTAATTCTCAACTCTCAATTCTCAATTATTTTTTCACCATTTCAATCGCACCTGCAATTTAAAATCACTTCGTGTAGACCCGGGAAAAGTATTATCGCCGCTTCCTATTTCATCCATTTCTGAGTACCAGGTATTACTCACTCTGGCCCAGATATCCATCCATTTGGTGGGGGAGTAGGTTACCAATAAATAGGTTCTTGTTCCATGACCTGCTAAACCAATTATGGAGTATGCGTATAAAACTTCTGTTTCGTAGGTATAAATTCTGGTGTTGTAACTATCGGTATTAAAAATGGCAAATCGTGTTGCAAAACCAAAAGGACTGCTTAACGGATGATAATTAAAATCCTGGAATGCGAGATATCCTTTTTCAGGAAGACCTAATTGTTCGTCGTAAAAACTAACTTCAATTCTCGATTTTAATGTAAGAGATTTACTTACATCATAATCAGCATGCCAGCGAATTGTTGCTTTTTCTAATTCTGTTATTTCATTTAAAATAACATCATCTTCTAAAAGATCTGATGATGCATTTCTGTCGCTCACTTCACGTTTAAAACGCAAGTAGGTTTCAAAAGCTCTGGAAGGTTGCCAGGAAATTTGTGTTAAAACATCAGTACCATAGGAGGGTGCATCAGCGCGAAATTCGAGCCATTGGTGTTTATAGATATCAATATAACCGCTGAATTTCCATCCTCGCATTGGTTTAATTTCAGTTCCGAAATAGGTGCCTCTTTCGTTTTGCGGTGTTGGTCCGTCGGAAAAAGTTTCTGCGTAAAGCGTTTGATATTCAGGAGAGAAATAACGATGAACTATTGCAATATCTATTTTTGGATCTACAGGCATTACCAAACCGGTTAATGTTGCACCTTTTAAATTATCAGATACTGCTGCCTCGCCGAATATTAAAATATTTCTCCATAAAAAATTATAATGCACGCTGCTGTTCAATAAATTTGTTCCAGTAAAATCATATACATTATAAAGGTCGGGCGTTTTTATTATTGGAGAGGAAAGATGAAAGTATACTGCTGAGATTCCGGCATTAAATTGTCCTTTGTAATATGTTGCGTCGAAACCTGCAACGGTTTCATGAATTGCATTTTTATTTTCCAATTCATTATCGGTTCTGTGTAATCCGCTGTCGTCAATATTGGAAACCTGTAAAACTTCCTCATCTGTTGTATCTATCAAAGAAACATTTGCATCTAAATTTTTATAGGATGCAAATGCAGTTACATATACATTTTTAAATGCATAGGTTGCACCGGCTCCGCGCATGAATCTGTTTTCATTGGTGGATGTATAGGCATCAAGAACCGGTCCCGCTCTTCGCACTGCAACAGGATAAACACTTTTTCCGAAACCAAATCCACTCCACATAATTAATCCCTGGCCCATTCGTAATTCATAATCGCCTAATGCAAGTGCCTTTAATCTACCAGAACTTTTTTTAAAAAAATGTGCGGAATAATAATCAAAGCCCTGTGGTTGAGTGGGACCAAAAATTGCTTCGCCGGCATCTTTTTCGGCTGTTATACCGTAACTCAATTTATTGTTGTAATTGTACCTGAGTCTGGTATAAATACGTGAATTATTTCCATAATAGGTAGTTGCACCCAAACTATCTTCTTCATATCCATCTTGTAATTCGATATAGCGCCCAATACGGAAAAAATATTGGTAATCGCCAAGATATAATTGTTTAATAAAAGGTTCTGAGGGTTTGTTGGATCCACTATACGAAATAAAGGGTTTCAAACGATTAATATCTTCAAGCGAAAATGATGCAATGGTTTGCAGCTCGTAAATATTTACAATTTCCCCATATACTTCAATATGACGTAAAAGATCGCGAATTTGCAATTCGGTAAATAAAGTGGTATTGCGCAATTCCGTGCCCGTTGCCTTATTTATATTTATGGGGTTTTTTAATAATGCATTGAGATTTTCCTGATACGTATCGATGGAGATATCGGTATTATCAATTTTTTCTGCAGCATCTTCTAAAATATCTCCTTCCAATAATCTTCCTTCACCATTATTTTCCTGCGCGAATAAAAGGGAACTATTAAAAAGAAAAAAAGCAGAAAGCAAAAAAGAAAAAACATAAATATCTTTAAAGGTTCCGAAAAATCCGGAAGCTGTTTTTTTTAATTTGATGTGTATGTTTCGTTGCTGCATGTATTAAAAATTATAACTCATACCGAGTCCGGGAGTTAGCCCGAGTTGTTGATGAAATTGAGCGCTGAGGTCCAATTTCAATTCTTTTATCTTAACACCTAATCCGCTCGTGAACATAGAGGGATTTGAAATATATCCTCCTCTCAAATATAATTGTTCTACAATATGATATTCAATTCCGCCTTTTGCCCTGAGGTCGTTATTAATAGTTTGTTCACCTTCCAAACAAATTAATAATTTTTCGGAGGGTTGATATGCAATGCCTACATTTATGATGGAAGGTAATTCTTCTTCATAAGTTAATCCGGTTTTTGCGCGAATAGGATTAAATGTTTTTGCACCAATGGTGAGACTTTTTACAGGTTTATATAAAATTCCGATATCGAAAGTAAATGCTGCACCGCTTCCAACTTCAATTGTTTTTGTTCCAACATAATCCAATTGCAAACCGATCGAAACATTTTCCGCCAATTTTCTTCCGTAGCCGATACCGATTTGTGTTTGATTAAAGGTATTATCACCAAAATAATTTATACTGGCACCAAATACACCCTGTTCTTTAAAGGGTAAAGCAAAAACACCGTGATGTGCTCCAATTCCGCCCTCCACAAGAAAATAGTTTTGTGTGCTTAATCCGGCAGTGATATCCTCTACATAAGCCAATGCCGAAGGATTGTTTTGAGCACTATACACATCCTGAAGAGTTACTGATGCATTTCCCATTGCATTTGCCCTGCTTCCAGCATCACTATAGCCGGTTTGAGCGGCTGCAGTCAACGGTATCAAGCATAGTATTCCGAACAGAAATTGTATGTGGTTCATAAGGGTAAAGATAGTTTAAATTGAATACCTGTTTATATTCTCTATATTAACAAATATAAATATTTTTAACAGAACAAGAAAACAAAAGTGCTTGGGTGGTTGCTTCACCCTAGGATTTTCTCAGCAGTGTATCTCCACTGATTCTATAATTGTGAGGGGTTGCTGATGTTCCGATCTTCAACATCTAAATTATCAACAATCCGGCAGAATCACCGATCTATTCCCCCAAAAAACTATTAACTTTATTAGATCAAATTTATTAAAATGAAACATTTAATTTTCACTC
This window contains:
- a CDS encoding RDD family protein, yielding MTHNYQSASMPKRTIAYLIDSILIIAVVSAFLFVRMGKTDAEAFIDEGKPGLADKYPFVATAEAVIFDPQRMVYMESFLKNYTLDALIGLLLLPMLYFIFFEGIWGGTIGKLLLGIRVRRKDGGKINFGISFIRFLGKIVSTIPFFLGFILAFFDKKHQTLHDKIANTLVLNKGTGI